TTTAAAATCTCAAGAGCAAAACTTGCATACATTATCGATTCGACAGCAGCACCTGTTTGTATTTTAATGCCAGTTTCGAGCTGGTTTGCAGCAGTTGTTGGAAATTTGGGGGAATCTGGTGTTGGAAGCGGAGCTCTTTCAAGCATGAGTCCATCAAGTGTATTTTTTTCAGCGATACTCTACAATACTTACGCCCTTGTTGCATTATTCATGGTTGCAGTTATCATATCCATTAAAAAAATGGATTTTGGTCCAATGAAAGTTCATGAAAAAGTTGCAGATGAAACGGGTGACTTGTTCAACGGAGATGCGGAAACTGCCGCAATTCAGTCCGAAATTGAACCATTAAGTGGCGGGAAAATTTCATACCTAGTATTACCATTAGTAGCCCTCATTTTAGCAATTATCTTTGCATTTATGATTTCTGGCGGTCTTTTCGCAGGTGCCGGAATTATAGAATCATTTTTAGGCATGGATGCATCCTGGGGTCTTTTCTGGGGCGGTTTGGTAACTTTAGTATTTACTGCACTCTATTTCATAGTATCAAAAGCAATTCCTGCAAAAGAAATTGCACACCTCTTTGCAAAAGGTTCAAAATTAATGCTCCCTGCAATTACAATCCTTATTCTTGCATGGTCGCTTGGTTCAGTTATTGGTGATCTTGGAACTGGAACGTACCTTTCAGGATTAATTCAAAACAACTTACCGGTTCAGATCTTGCCTGCAATAATCTTCCTTTTATCAGGATTTATGGCATTTTCAACAGGTACTTCATGGGGTACTTTTGGAA
This DNA window, taken from Methanococcus maripaludis, encodes the following:
- a CDS encoding Na+/H+ antiporter NhaC family protein, giving the protein MDFGILSLLPPVVAIGLALITRRVYMSLFLGILAGSLLYNNWSIVASASHIVNTIIGSVELTSVTGVSAFTGVGNLWNLLILLFLVMLGILIALITRAGGALAYGNWASTKIKSKESASLSTSLLGILLFIDDYFNCLTVGTVMKPITDKFKISRAKLAYIIDSTAAPVCILMPVSSWFAAVVGNLGESGVGSGALSSMSPSSVFFSAILYNTYALVALFMVAVIISIKKMDFGPMKVHEKVADETGDLFNGDAETAAIQSEIEPLSGGKISYLVLPLVALILAIIFAFMISGGLFAGAGIIESFLGMDASWGLFWGGLVTLVFTALYFIVSKAIPAKEIAHLFAKGSKLMLPAITILILAWSLGSVIGDLGTGTYLSGLIQNNLPVQILPAIIFLLSGFMAFSTGTSWGTFGIMLPIAVPMAVGLGMPEFVVPFVAAVLGGAIYGDHSSPISDTTIMSSTGAGTKHIDHVQTQLPYTTLIGIMAFFGYLIVGYTVNLGYWVSGLINLAFVASAVYVAANFLSKK